From Solibacillus sp. FSL W7-1464:
CATTAACAGCCGGTAACGAGCTAATTATTTCGTATGAGGGTATAAGCGATGCAGATACGATTTTAAACTGTACAAATCATAGCTATTTCAATTTAAGCGGAAATTTAAAGCGTACAATTGAAGGGCATGCACTAAAATTTGCCAGTAGAGAAATGCTTTATATTGACGAGAATGGGGTACCGCTAGGCAATATAGAAAACGTAGTTGGAACAATATTTGACTTTAATGAAGAGAAATATTTAAAGGAAGTCATTGAGAGTAACTCTACGCAAGTTAAGTTGGCGAGCGGAGGTATAGATCATCCGTTTTTATTAAAGAAAAATGAAATCGAATTATTGGAGGAAGAAAGTGGCCGCAAACTTACAATCATAACGGATGAACAAGCTTTAGTTGTTTATACGGGCAGTAAAATTGGCACTGGCTACTCCTTTAAGGAAGCGCCCGCACAAGATTTTTTAGGTATTTGTTTAGAAGTACAAAATGTACCAAATAGCATAAAATATAAACATTTACCAAGTTCTATTATAAAAAAAGGAGTTCCTTATCAGCGCGAAACAATCTACAGATTTACAAAACTATAAAAAGCTATAGAAGAAGCACCATTCGATTATAAAACGAATGGTGCTTTTTACTTTATATATTCGAATGATGGGCAGTCGAAGTAGAAATTTTTTCTTCTCTACCATTTGTTTTTCTCGTTAAAGAAAAGACTGCACATGCTAATGCAACAAGTACAAGTGCGCCACCATACCAAGCTGCATGTGAAAGTGTGTCTGTTTGAGTTAT
This genomic window contains:
- a CDS encoding aldose epimerase family protein, translated to MIEIRPFGQVNKQPVYAVILTNANGMYVSSCTLGCTITAIATPDANGIVENVVCSFDTAEKYKQYPQFFGAAIGPFAGRLEDAILEINGVSFRARANEGHHLLHGGNDGFHNQLWQFETGVSSRGQFVKYFLNFESVDFPGKLNMSITYTLTAGNELIISYEGISDADTILNCTNHSYFNLSGNLKRTIEGHALKFASREMLYIDENGVPLGNIENVVGTIFDFNEEKYLKEVIESNSTQVKLASGGIDHPFLLKKNEIELLEEESGRKLTIITDEQALVVYTGSKIGTGYSFKEAPAQDFLGICLEVQNVPNSIKYKHLPSSIIKKGVPYQRETIYRFTKL